In Desulfobaccales bacterium, one DNA window encodes the following:
- a CDS encoding nitrate/sulfonate/bicarbonate ABC transporter ATP-binding protein encodes MNARATLLDLRRVSQVYWSGGRSFTAIQDIDLHLEEGEFVALLGPSGCGKSTLLRIITGLQAPTSGRVLYRGEPLTGVNPYATIVFQTFALFPWLTVLENVEVALKAKGVPAKLRTSRALDLLDRVGLDGFETAYPRELSGGMRQKVGFARAMAVEPELLCLDEPFSALDVLSAESLRGELLELWTGGNIPTKAILLVTHNIEEAVLMADRIVVMDKDPGRVITDFKVDYPQPRQRKDSRFLDLVDRVYMILAGHTQPEHLELGTAPGEPGRTRALPHINIDDLAGLLEHLDALPGNRADIYALARELHMSSDHLLQLIEAAEILGFATVAQGDITLTGLGETFAEASIPARKEIFATRLRRVPIVRWLLGLLQAADRRQLEWDVVQKALELEFHPEEAERQLETVITWGRYAEMLAYDDSSEIIYLEPGAAKAEHR; translated from the coding sequence ATGAACGCCCGCGCCACTTTACTGGATCTCCGCCGGGTCAGCCAGGTCTACTGGAGCGGCGGCCGCAGCTTCACGGCTATCCAGGACATTGACCTGCACCTGGAGGAAGGGGAGTTTGTCGCCCTGCTGGGGCCCTCCGGCTGCGGCAAAAGCACGCTCTTGCGCATCATCACCGGTCTGCAGGCGCCCACCTCCGGCCGGGTCCTGTACCGGGGGGAGCCCCTTACGGGAGTCAACCCCTACGCCACCATCGTCTTTCAGACCTTTGCCCTCTTCCCCTGGCTCACGGTGCTGGAAAATGTGGAGGTGGCCCTGAAGGCCAAGGGGGTGCCCGCTAAGCTCCGGACCAGCCGGGCCCTGGATCTCCTGGACCGGGTGGGGCTGGACGGCTTTGAGACCGCCTACCCCCGGGAGCTCTCCGGCGGCATGCGCCAGAAGGTGGGCTTTGCCCGGGCCATGGCGGTGGAGCCGGAGCTCCTCTGTCTGGATGAGCCCTTCTCCGCCCTGGACGTCCTAAGCGCCGAGTCCCTGCGGGGGGAGCTGCTGGAACTGTGGACCGGAGGGAATATTCCCACCAAAGCCATTCTGCTGGTGACCCACAACATCGAGGAAGCGGTCCTCATGGCCGACCGCATCGTGGTCATGGACAAGGACCCCGGCCGGGTGATCACCGATTTCAAGGTGGATTACCCCCAGCCCCGCCAGCGCAAGGACTCCCGATTTCTGGACCTGGTGGACCGGGTCTACATGATCCTGGCGGGCCACACCCAGCCCGAGCACCTGGAGCTGGGGACCGCGCCCGGCGAGCCGGGCCGCACCCGGGCCCTGCCCCACATCAATATCGACGACCTGGCCGGCCTGCTGGAGCATCTGGATGCCCTGCCGGGGAACCGGGCGGACATCTACGCCCTGGCCCGGGAACTGCACATGAGCTCCGATCACCTCCTGCAGCTCATCGAGGCCGCGGAGATTCTCGGGTTCGCCACCGTGGCCCAAGGCGACATCACCCTCACCGGCCTGGGGGAGACCTTTGCCGAGGCCAGCATTCCCGCCCGCAAGGAGATCTTTGCCACCCGCCTGCGCCGGGTGCCCATCGTCCGCTGGCTCCTGGGCCTGCTCCAGGCTGCGGACCGCCGGCAACTGGAGTGGGACGTGGTCCAAAAGGCCCTGGAACTGGAATTTCACCCGGAGGAGGCGGAGCGCCAACTGGAGACCGTTATCACCTGGGGCCGCTATGCCGAGATGCTGGCCTATGATGACTCCAGCGA